A genomic segment from Arcobacter acticola encodes:
- the mobB gene encoding molybdopterin-guanine dinucleotide biosynthesis protein B, producing the protein MNKKRLIVAFSGPSNSGKTTAIVKVASILQDNGFKVCIVKHDPKDKAVFDREGKDSFKFSQTGADVAVVSPNKTTLFKKSTSTIDDMIDLFQDFDYLLVEGLKTLELPRISIFRDRLDESYFSMTDAIACDETIDKNEIPENIVILDLNNPEELINWIDKNAKRV; encoded by the coding sequence TTTCAGGTCCTTCAAATAGTGGTAAAACAACAGCTATTGTAAAAGTAGCTAGTATACTACAAGATAATGGTTTTAAAGTTTGTATTGTTAAGCATGATCCAAAGGATAAAGCTGTTTTTGATAGAGAAGGAAAAGACTCCTTCAAATTTTCTCAAACAGGTGCTGATGTTGCAGTGGTAAGTCCTAATAAAACAACTTTATTTAAAAAAAGTACATCAACAATAGATGATATGATTGATTTATTTCAAGACTTCGATTATTTGTTAGTTGAGGGCTTAAAAACTTTAGAATTGCCAAGAATTTCAATTTTTAGAGATAGACTAGATGAAAGCTATTTTAGTATGACTGATGCAATAGCATGTGATGAAACTATTGATAAAAATGAAATACCAGAAAATATAGTAATATTAGACTTAAATAATCCAGAGGAATTAATAAACTGGATAGATAAAAATGCAAAGAGAGTATAA